Part of the Streptomyces showdoensis genome is shown below.
CCCCGTCCGCACCGACGGCGCCCACCGTCCTCGGCACGACGGACACCGGTGGCGCGAGCAAGTCGCTCCGGCTCGGCTGGACCGCCTCGGCCTCCGGCGAGGTCCATCACTACGAGGTGTACCGCCGCAACGCCGACGGCGGCCGCACCTTCCTGGGCGCCACGCCCAACGACAGCTACTTCGTACCGAAGCTGGACCGGGCCGGCACCGAGACCTCGACGACGCTCGACGTCGAGGCCGTCTCCACCGAGTTCGGCCGCTCCCCCGCCGCGAGCACCACGGTCACCTGGTCCGCGACCACCGAGAGCAACCTGGCGCTGAACCGGCCCGCGACGGCCTCCGGTCAGTGCAACGCCTCGGAGGCCCCCGCCAAGGCGGTCAACGGCAGCGTCTCGGGCGGCAACGCCGACAAGTGGTGCGCGACCACCTCGGCCAAGTGGCTGGAGGTGGACCTCGGTTCGTCCCGGCCGCTGAACCGCTTCGTGGTGAAGCACGCGGCGGCCGGCGGCGAGAGCGCGAGCTGGAACACCCGGGACTTCCGGGTGGAGGTCCGCGACAGCACCACCGCCGCCTGGACCACCGCCGTGACCGTCAGCGGCAACACGGCGGCGACCACGACCCACCCGGTGGCCCTGTCCGCCCGGTACGTCCGGCTGGTGGTCACGGCGCCCACGCAGACCACCGATCCGGCCGCCCGGATCTACGAGTTCGAGGCCTGGGGGACCTGACCGCGTGCCGCCCGGGCCCGGGCGGCACGCTAGGAGGCCGCCGTCGCGACCTTCACCCCGAAGCCGATGAGCACCACACCGGTGACCCGCTCCATCGCGCCCCGCACGGCGGGCCGGGCGAAGAAGGAGCGGGCCCCGGCGAGCAGCAGCACGTAGCCGGAGAGCCAGACGACCGTGAGCGCCGCGTGGACCAGCACCAGCAGGGCCATCCCGGTGTGCGGGGAGAGCCCGGACGGGGCGAGGGTCGGCAGCAGGCCGGTGTAGAAGACCGCGATCTTCGGGTTGAGCAGGTTGCCCACCAGACCGGTCCGCCACGGGTTCCCGGCGGGCGGCGGCGCGTCCACGGGCGCCGCCGCCCCACCGCGCCTGGTCCGCCACAGCGCCTGCGCACCGAGGAAGACCAGGTAGGCCGCGCCGACCAGCTTCACCACGGTGTACGCGACGGCCGAAGCCGCCAGGACGGCGGCCAGCCCGGCCACCGCCAGCACGCCCCAGACCAGCAGCCCGCCGACGATCCCGCCGACGGTCAGCAGCCCGTCCCGCCGGCCGGCGGCCACGGCCCTGCGGGTCACGATCGCCATGTCCGGTCCCGGGACCATGGTCAGAAGCGCCAGCACACCGGTCGCCGCGAGAAGTTCGAACCCCATGGGCGGAGTCTGCCACCCGCACGCCCCGCGCGTTCTCCCGCCCCGGAGCCGTACGTCCGCCGGACAATGGAGCCCTGGACCGGACCGAGCCGGGTCGGGTCCCACCGGGCCGGATCGGGCCGTCGCAGGGAGCAGCGGATGGCAGAGGTCGAGGTCGACGGGGCACGCCTGTTCTACGAGGCCGGCGGCGACGGTGCCCCGCTGGTCCTGGTGCACGGCTCCTGGGGCG
Proteins encoded:
- a CDS encoding LysE family translocator, producing MGFELLAATGVLALLTMVPGPDMAIVTRRAVAAGRRDGLLTVGGIVGGLLVWGVLAVAGLAAVLAASAVAYTVVKLVGAAYLVFLGAQALWRTRRGGAAAPVDAPPPAGNPWRTGLVGNLLNPKIAVFYTGLLPTLAPSGLSPHTGMALLVLVHAALTVVWLSGYVLLLAGARSFFARPAVRGAMERVTGVVLIGFGVKVATAAS